GACACTGGTCTACAACTGTCCGTTCCCGCTGATCGGCGCGCAGGACATGAGCGTGCGGATCGTCGTGGAGGACCTGCCCGACAACCCCGCGGTCGGCGAGGAGACACCCGCGACGCGGGTCACCGCGACCGCCACCGTGCCGGACCTGGCCACGCAGGGCCTGGCGCTGGTGGGCGCGGCGACCGTGGCGGGTACCGCGAAGGCGCGGACCACGATCGACAACGCGGGCTCCACCATCGACATCGTGCCGGACCTGGTCGTGGCCAGGACGGACGTGCCCCCCTCCGGGCCGTTCGACACCATCGCGACCGGCAGCACCCCGCCGGTGACCTTCCCCAACGCGGGCCGCACGACCATCACGATCGGCGACTTCGAGACGACCCTGACACCGCTCAGGGCCGACGGCACCGAGACTGGCCTGGGCACGTTCACCTCGCCGTGCACGCTCAACCCCGGCCAGGACACGCTGCTGCACGAGTTCACCGTCCGGCCGAACACACCGACCACGACCACCACGACCACCACGACCACCACGACGACCGACCCCACGACGACCACCACGGACCCGACCACGACGACGACGGACCCGACGACCACCACGGACCCGACCACCACGGACCCGACGACCACCGACCCGACCACGACGACGGACCCGACCACCACCGACCCGACGACCACGACCACGACCACCGAGCCCACCACCAGCACGACCACCACGACCCGGCCGACGACCACCACCACGACCACCACGACGTCGGGCGTCACCACGACGACCACCGGTGGGGCGACCACCACCACGTCGCCGACCACCACCGACCCGACGACCACCACCACCGCGTCGTCGTCGACCAGCAGCACCACGACCACGACGACCGAGCCGGTCGCACCCCCGCCCGCGCCGGGCGGCGGCGGCAAGCTCGCCTACACCGGCACGTCGGTCCGCGGACCCCTGGTCCTCGGCGGCGGCCTGCTCGCCCTGGGCGCCGGCGCCCTGCTCTACCTGCGCCACACGCGCCGCCGCACCTGATCCGGACGCGCGGAGGGGGCCGGTCCGCGGACCGGCCCCCTCCGCGCGGGTCCGCTAACCGGACAGGGACGGCAACTGGCCGATCTGCTCCGGCGTGGGCGGCGCGATGTCGACCGGCGCGCCCCAGTCGCGGTAGTTCGCCACGACGTTCACCGCGTTCCCGCCCTCGACCGGCGTGCTCACCTGGGTCTTCACCG
This region of Saccharothrix longispora genomic DNA includes:
- a CDS encoding DUF6801 domain-containing protein, with product MRVRHRVAAAGLSAVVVGGSALLGAGVGSAATAELTLVYNCPFPLIGAQDMSVRIVVEDLPDNPAVGEETPATRVTATATVPDLATQGLALVGAATVAGTAKARTTIDNAGSTIDIVPDLVVARTDVPPSGPFDTIATGSTPPVTFPNAGRTTITIGDFETTLTPLRADGTETGLGTFTSPCTLNPGQDTLLHEFTVRPNTPTTTTTTTTTTTTTDPTTTTTDPTTTTTDPTTTTDPTTTDPTTTDPTTTTDPTTTDPTTTTTTTEPTTSTTTTTRPTTTTTTTTTSGVTTTTTGGATTTTSPTTTDPTTTTTASSSTSSTTTTTTEPVAPPPAPGGGGKLAYTGTSVRGPLVLGGGLLALGAGALLYLRHTRRRT